The following are from one region of the Amedibacterium intestinale genome:
- a CDS encoding nucleoid-associated protein, which yields MEFEKVIVHVLDCEHNNCITSVSCMENMSVETEKMLLSKAEKVFQNAGRKKAIFKEESTMKKRLAELKEEKLSFEECSEQIANIIFEKKMQYALYQSSDLVIAILKKEGRRYFLVLDNSYMEGITHNLQVNENGSVNEIVPCFGLLSANLVKQDRAFLVELSDFSIHCVENKVEIEGEKVNFMADIILQSNANPSYKETFKCLSKVSEAVSEKYDLDEVEIVPKMKSMLVDSASMQQSLSVDDVAQVLFSSPLAQADFKEEIKKQGIPEKIEMEYVKPAKAEKVQKIKTDKGIEIIIPVDYMNSKEYVEFCNHPDGTISIQLKNITYITSK from the coding sequence ATGGAATTTGAAAAAGTAATTGTCCATGTGTTAGATTGTGAGCATAACAATTGTATTACTTCTGTTTCCTGCATGGAAAATATGTCTGTGGAAACAGAAAAAATGTTATTGTCTAAAGCGGAGAAAGTTTTTCAAAATGCAGGCAGAAAGAAAGCGATATTTAAAGAAGAAAGCACGATGAAAAAAAGGCTGGCAGAGCTAAAAGAAGAAAAACTTTCATTTGAAGAATGCAGTGAACAAATTGCCAATATAATTTTTGAAAAGAAAATGCAGTATGCCTTGTATCAGTCAAGTGATTTGGTTATTGCGATCTTGAAAAAAGAAGGAAGACGATACTTTCTAGTATTAGATAATTCTTATATGGAAGGTATAACGCACAATTTACAAGTAAATGAAAATGGTTCTGTTAATGAAATTGTTCCCTGCTTTGGATTGTTAAGTGCAAATCTTGTAAAACAAGATCGTGCATTTTTAGTTGAGCTTTCTGATTTCAGTATTCATTGTGTTGAAAACAAAGTAGAAATTGAAGGAGAAAAAGTAAACTTCATGGCAGATATTATTTTACAAAGCAATGCCAATCCTTCTTATAAAGAAACTTTTAAATGCTTGTCAAAAGTAAGTGAAGCAGTGAGTGAAAAATATGATTTGGATGAAGTAGAAATTGTACCTAAAATGAAAAGTATGCTGGTAGATAGTGCTTCTATGCAGCAGTCTTTAAGTGTTGATGATGTTGCGCAGGTTTTATTTTCTTCTCCTTTAGCACAGGCAGATTTTAAAGAAGAAATAAAAAAACAGGGAATTCCAGAAAAAATAGAAATGGAGTATGTAAAGCCTGCAAAAGCAGAAAAAGTTCAAAAAATAAAAACAGATAAAGGAATTGAAATTATAATTCCAGTAGATTATATGAATTCTAAAGAATATGTAGAGTTTTGTAATCATCCAGATGGAACTATATCCATACAATTAAAAAATATAACATATATTACAAGCAAGTAA
- a CDS encoding FtsK/SpoIIIE domain-containing protein: MKNEKLIQISAYSETCVDSYILSDKQSCYWLFRTIERSKEPFVEVYKSKGKWCIRENNTYHLLSKENKYLEIKKVNYIQSASSLVLLYMEELEKSTFISQKIPDKKSFLLGRDDACDICINHPFVSKIHIRFEKQEQDLYLFDEESKNGVYVNNKRVKEKKLQDGDSIQIPGIQMLYVHSYFFISENIDTFIHMKKKEHQYVQRKGIPGFPAVIYTKEKIKPVFAEREISLELIHISTKEEMPFWYTLGPSFTMGSASLLSAVFMLQQAISQKSSLQQIIPSVTMAVSMMLTTMFWPLISKYYEKIRFKKQYNSLLNDYRRYLKVKNNEVYKYIQEKQCYERNKIEDFITVKKYIETRSPCLWNRKKENDDFLYLHCGWKLKKIKAPISDKQEVFDLQKNEVKEEYLKFVNSSYEIKYPFLVDLKKYTIGVYGEKALYYGNMFILYIAALHSKKDVTILLVGEQEYLWKSKAKWISQVEENNIRHVYSDEKDIQKLLVYLKQKRSENRFYIIVLLNISKKLTQQILNSVYLMKNVKYIQCCKEKEMLSDSVDFIFSTEDKNVFYKENKKQENILFEVEKKESTENLFRKLMLLQEFEEDKKDIYESFGVLSLYSCTCLNQLNILERWKESQSEDSLRVPIGIDEFNEYIWLDAHENAHGPHGLFAGTTGSGKSECILTYILSLSIQFSYEDVCFVIIDYKGGMMANALQGLPHVSCIMTNLCEDERRRMHLSLQSEVNRRQQIFANDSLGSMDIYKYQKLVHEQKRKEPIPHMFIVIDEFAQLKQQYPDFLDFLKQIARIGRSLGIHLLLATQKPFGVVDEEIWSNSHFHLCLKVQDRQDSMDMLKNDDAVYLKNPGEFYLQVGNNEVYVKGKSAWTQQPYIDEKTKNDKEDKVLRIFNQQKELLKEVKPKTYREHTELQMIVFYLKKIAKGKCAKQLFFPNLKPDLERIKSSLQNCWNMGMVDDISKQSQYPWILDISQFHHLLLIDSKEKASFLNVFLQENENLYQDNPVYVYILAVHPGSKESLLQYPSVQEAISVEESEKIKHFLSYLKNRIRKRKKNEEEKNDIVIVLQEFEYFKETFPELMEDILFLLREGEKTNIHFFVFGSDLQMIPYLLFPYFDLRIIGELREESSYITLLGNENLERPLHQKGSYVCDDGRQVKIVQLHKEIRVSYKKHKKPWALPSISKVIPFPKTRKGYLFIGIDKQSMEEYQVSFEKEKFIVFLTNTTFLNGFVKGIKRQLQDHCAAYIENKKETKSSFCIWDKENVSLLLDNEEGAISLLEQNDVNHVFFLDMSCYQQMKELDVFMDRMEEGLMVWVGRGLADASYMLGMQGIAYEEKRRNAVILNRKHILLQIAQEIDI; the protein is encoded by the coding sequence ATGAAAAATGAAAAACTGATTCAGATTAGTGCTTATAGTGAAACATGTGTTGATTCTTATATTCTATCAGATAAGCAATCGTGTTATTGGCTGTTTCGCACAATAGAGAGGTCAAAAGAGCCTTTCGTTGAAGTTTATAAATCAAAAGGAAAATGGTGTATTCGAGAAAATAATACGTATCATCTTCTTTCAAAAGAGAATAAGTATCTGGAAATTAAAAAAGTCAATTACATCCAGAGTGCATCATCTTTAGTTTTGTTATATATGGAAGAGTTAGAAAAAAGTACATTTATTTCACAAAAAATTCCCGATAAAAAAAGTTTTCTATTGGGACGGGATGATGCTTGTGATATATGTATAAATCACCCATTTGTTTCTAAAATACATATACGATTCGAAAAGCAGGAACAAGATTTATATTTGTTTGATGAAGAAAGTAAAAATGGTGTATATGTAAATAACAAACGTGTAAAAGAGAAAAAATTACAAGATGGAGACAGTATCCAAATACCAGGAATTCAAATGTTATATGTGCATTCTTATTTTTTCATCTCTGAAAATATAGATACCTTTATACATATGAAGAAGAAGGAACATCAATATGTACAAAGAAAAGGAATCCCAGGTTTTCCAGCTGTTATTTACACAAAAGAGAAAATAAAACCAGTCTTTGCGGAAAGAGAAATTTCACTAGAATTAATACACATAAGTACGAAAGAAGAAATGCCATTTTGGTATACTTTAGGACCATCCTTTACGATGGGATCGGCTTCTTTATTAAGCGCGGTTTTTATGCTTCAACAAGCGATTTCTCAAAAAAGTTCACTACAGCAGATAATACCTTCAGTTACAATGGCTGTAAGTATGATGCTTACTACAATGTTTTGGCCATTGATTTCAAAATATTATGAAAAAATACGATTTAAAAAACAATACAACAGTCTTTTAAACGACTATCGCAGATATCTAAAAGTGAAAAATAATGAAGTTTATAAATACATTCAAGAAAAACAATGTTATGAAAGAAATAAAATAGAAGATTTCATTACTGTGAAAAAATATATTGAAACAAGAAGTCCGTGTTTGTGGAATAGAAAAAAAGAGAATGATGATTTTTTGTATCTTCACTGTGGATGGAAACTGAAAAAAATAAAAGCACCTATTTCTGATAAACAGGAAGTGTTTGATCTTCAGAAAAATGAAGTAAAAGAAGAATATTTGAAGTTTGTAAATAGTTCATATGAAATAAAATATCCTTTTCTTGTTGATTTAAAGAAGTATACGATAGGAGTCTATGGGGAAAAGGCATTGTATTATGGGAATATGTTTATTTTGTATATAGCAGCTCTTCATTCTAAAAAAGATGTAACTATACTGCTTGTTGGTGAGCAGGAATATTTATGGAAATCAAAAGCAAAATGGATTTCTCAAGTAGAGGAAAACAATATACGTCATGTATATAGTGATGAAAAAGATATACAAAAATTATTAGTGTATCTCAAACAAAAAAGAAGTGAGAATCGATTTTATATCATTGTCTTATTAAATATTTCAAAAAAACTGACACAGCAAATTTTAAATAGTGTTTATTTAATGAAAAACGTGAAATACATACAATGTTGTAAAGAAAAAGAAATGCTTTCTGATTCCGTAGATTTTATTTTCTCTACTGAAGATAAAAATGTGTTTTATAAAGAAAATAAAAAACAGGAAAACATTTTATTTGAAGTTGAAAAAAAGGAATCTACTGAAAATTTATTTCGAAAACTTATGCTTTTACAGGAATTTGAAGAGGATAAAAAAGATATTTATGAAAGTTTTGGAGTTCTTTCTCTATACTCTTGTACATGTTTGAACCAATTAAATATTCTAGAAAGGTGGAAAGAATCACAAAGCGAGGATTCTTTGCGTGTTCCCATTGGAATTGATGAGTTTAATGAATATATTTGGCTAGATGCACATGAGAATGCACATGGACCACATGGCTTGTTTGCTGGTACTACAGGTAGTGGGAAAAGTGAATGTATTTTGACATATATACTTTCTTTATCTATCCAATTTTCATATGAAGATGTTTGCTTTGTTATTATTGACTATAAAGGAGGAATGATGGCAAATGCATTACAGGGGCTTCCCCATGTTTCATGTATAATGACAAATTTATGTGAAGATGAAAGAAGACGAATGCATCTTTCTTTACAAAGTGAAGTCAATCGTCGTCAACAGATATTTGCGAATGATTCCTTAGGAAGCATGGATATTTATAAATATCAAAAACTTGTTCATGAACAAAAAAGAAAAGAACCTATTCCTCATATGTTCATAGTTATAGATGAGTTTGCACAATTAAAGCAACAATATCCAGACTTTTTAGATTTTTTAAAGCAGATTGCTAGAATTGGAAGAAGTTTAGGCATTCATCTTTTATTAGCTACACAAAAGCCATTTGGTGTAGTTGATGAAGAAATTTGGAGCAATTCTCATTTTCATTTATGTTTAAAAGTACAGGATCGACAAGATAGTATGGATATGTTGAAAAATGATGATGCAGTATATTTGAAAAATCCAGGAGAATTTTATCTTCAAGTTGGAAATAATGAAGTCTATGTGAAAGGAAAAAGTGCATGGACACAGCAGCCATATATAGATGAAAAAACAAAAAATGATAAAGAAGATAAAGTACTTCGAATCTTTAATCAGCAAAAAGAACTTTTAAAAGAAGTGAAGCCTAAAACCTATAGGGAACATACAGAATTGCAAATGATTGTTTTCTATCTGAAAAAAATTGCGAAAGGAAAATGTGCTAAACAATTGTTTTTTCCAAATTTAAAACCAGATTTAGAAAGAATAAAGAGTTCTTTACAAAATTGCTGGAATATGGGGATGGTAGATGATATTTCGAAACAAAGCCAATATCCATGGATACTTGATATTTCTCAATTCCATCATCTTTTACTCATCGACAGCAAAGAAAAGGCAAGTTTTCTTAATGTCTTCTTACAGGAAAATGAAAATTTATATCAGGATAACCCTGTTTATGTTTATATATTAGCGGTTCATCCAGGTTCAAAAGAGTCTTTATTACAGTATCCAAGCGTGCAGGAGGCAATTTCTGTTGAAGAATCTGAAAAAATAAAACATTTTCTTTCATATTTAAAAAATAGAATACGTAAACGAAAAAAGAATGAAGAAGAAAAGAATGATATTGTTATTGTATTGCAGGAATTTGAATATTTTAAAGAAACATTTCCTGAACTTATGGAAGATATTCTCTTTCTTTTAAGAGAGGGAGAAAAAACGAATATTCATTTCTTTGTTTTTGGAAGTGATTTACAGATGATTCCTTATCTGCTTTTTCCTTATTTTGATTTACGTATCATAGGAGAATTGCGTGAAGAAAGTAGTTATATAACATTGCTGGGAAACGAAAATTTAGAAAGGCCATTACATCAAAAGGGAAGTTATGTATGTGATGATGGCAGACAAGTAAAAATCGTACAGCTTCATAAAGAGATAAGAGTATCTTATAAGAAACATAAAAAGCCATGGGCCTTGCCTAGTATCTCGAAAGTTATCCCTTTTCCAAAGACGAGGAAAGGATATCTTTTTATCGGAATAGACAAGCAAAGTATGGAGGAATATCAGGTTAGTTTTGAAAAAGAGAAATTTATTGTTTTCTTGACAAATACTACTTTTCTAAATGGATTTGTAAAAGGAATAAAAAGACAGCTTCAAGATCATTGTGCTGCATATATAGAAAATAAAAAGGAAACGAAATCTTCTTTCTGTATATGGGATAAAGAGAATGTATCTCTATTACTAGATAATGAAGAAGGTGCAATTTCTTTGCTGGAACAAAATGATGTAAATCATGTGTTTTTTCTTGATATGTCTTGTTATCAGCAAATGAAAGAACTTGATGTTTTTATGGATCGTATGGAAGAAGGTTTAATGGTATGGGTGGGAAGAGGGTTGGCAGATGCATCTTATATGTTAGGGATGCAAGGTATTGCTTATGAAGAAAAACGAAGAAATGCCGTCATTTTAAATAGAAAGCATATATTGTTACAGATTGCACAGGAGATAGATATATGA
- a CDS encoding pore-forming ESAT-6 family protein: MEIQITLEQLQQTAQGIRMQNKQLSGCLKEISAVMMQLSSYWQSPSSETLKNRFQAMLPVFDNYEVIVESYAKFLDQTAAAYQQMEQQLNSGADAFR; the protein is encoded by the coding sequence ATGGAAATTCAAATTACGCTTGAACAATTACAACAAACAGCACAAGGTATTCGTATGCAGAACAAACAACTTTCCGGCTGTTTGAAAGAAATATCAGCGGTTATGATGCAATTGTCCAGTTACTGGCAAAGCCCATCTTCTGAAACATTAAAAAACAGGTTTCAGGCAATGCTTCCAGTTTTTGACAATTATGAAGTTATTGTTGAATCATACGCTAAATTTTTAGATCAGACAGCAGCAGCTTATCAGCAGATGGAACAACAGTTGAATAGCGGTGCAGATGCTTTCCGCTGA
- a CDS encoding DUF4176 domain-containing protein → MKKETLKNLLPLGSVVSLKQGTKKVLIVGRIQEHISSGKLYDYSAVYYPEGMLDPHELFLFQQEDIDKLYHVGLQDNDEFVFRTFLEEKLKEKNLLE, encoded by the coding sequence ATGAAAAAAGAAACTTTAAAAAATTTATTACCATTAGGAAGTGTAGTTTCTTTAAAACAAGGAACAAAAAAAGTACTTATTGTAGGAAGAATACAAGAACATATTTCAAGTGGGAAATTGTATGATTACAGTGCAGTCTATTATCCTGAAGGTATGTTGGATCCACATGAATTGTTTTTATTTCAACAGGAGGATATTGATAAATTGTATCATGTTGGATTGCAGGATAATGATGAATTTGTTTTCCGTACTTTTTTAGAAGAAAAATTAAAAGAAAAGAACTTACTTGAATAA
- a CDS encoding WXG100 family type VII secretion target translates to MGIQIQVDPSRLESSATRIEQQALAYQKHYNQLFQQVDAMSSGWSGKDNQAFTQQIKGFEKDFRAMHLLMKEYANFLKISAKAYRDMQNDRVAQARRLAN, encoded by the coding sequence ATGGGAATTCAAATTCAAGTGGATCCATCGCGTTTGGAAAGCAGTGCGACAAGAATTGAACAGCAGGCACTTGCATATCAGAAGCATTACAATCAGCTTTTTCAGCAGGTTGATGCGATGTCAAGTGGATGGAGTGGAAAGGATAATCAGGCCTTTACACAGCAAATTAAAGGATTTGAGAAAGATTTTCGAGCAATGCATTTGCTTATGAAAGAGTATGCAAACTTCTTGAAAATCAGCGCCAAAGCATATCGCGATATGCAAAATGATAGAGTGGCACAGGCAAGGCGATTAGCAAACTAA
- a CDS encoding helix-turn-helix domain-containing protein has product MGRKPKLSTKEKVYICEQYLNREKSVRELVNDFNIDKKTISTWIKMYQSLGPRCFNHKTHNAKYTKEFKQQVVQAYFAGEGSLVDIAIKYEIPSYSTVRSWIKKYNNLEELKDYDPKPEVYMKDRSRKTAKEERIKIVNYCLEHNKNYKETAELFDISYTQIYQWVRKYLSAGEEGLIDRRGQHKTEEQLSETEKLQRKVKLLEHQLKEMEMENELLKKVQEIERRRYSPKRKTKRNT; this is encoded by the coding sequence ATGGGAAGAAAGCCAAAGTTATCAACAAAAGAAAAAGTATATATTTGTGAACAATATTTAAACAGAGAGAAAAGTGTAAGAGAGCTTGTCAATGATTTTAATATCGATAAGAAGACAATAAGTACATGGATAAAGATGTATCAGTCATTGGGACCTAGATGTTTCAACCATAAAACACATAATGCAAAATATACTAAAGAGTTCAAACAACAGGTAGTTCAAGCATATTTTGCAGGAGAAGGTTCTCTCGTAGATATTGCCATCAAATATGAAATTCCTTCATACAGTACTGTCAGAAGCTGGATTAAGAAGTATAATAACCTTGAAGAACTTAAGGATTATGATCCTAAGCCGGAGGTTTATATGAAAGATCGCAGCAGAAAAACAGCAAAAGAAGAACGTATTAAAATCGTAAATTACTGTTTGGAACACAACAAGAATTATAAGGAGACAGCTGAACTATTTGATATTTCATACACGCAGATATATCAATGGGTTAGAAAATATCTATCAGCTGGAGAGGAAGGTCTTATCGATCGTCGCGGACAGCACAAGACTGAAGAACAGCTAAGCGAAACAGAGAAACTGCAACGTAAGGTAAAACTTCTTGAGCATCAGCTTAAGGAAATGGAAATGGAGAATGAGCTCTTAAAAAAAGTACAGGAAATCGAAAGGAGGCGGTATTCTCCAAAACGAAAAACGAAGCGAAATACTTAG
- a CDS encoding FHA domain-containing protein has protein sequence MIDKIKKIEFREDGFIEVHLKRIKDFDDYLYQQILNDVNCLPCIRDPKYRSRLYFDSKGYVSLKSYLGEHEFTQEELLDFLIILFERFVKNRITKPAITSLEYVYLSSDTNDFCFLVFPVAHEYWNQEKEIYTLFLQELLKELHAKDSYEVFGCLLCFMKEKESSFPVLISRLQQIKNKHKKKIKWYQKFKHREETKFQIRDIPRALRYPTNLQESLVAEKEQTYIASSNRKEKNNETIVLFQPLDTEECYFEDQDSGEKYIIKGTNLSIGRNPDNEMSIDDKSVSSYHAVYDSKKKSIKDLHSLNGTYCNGERIIEKQLQDNDVLTFGNSTYVFHDKRKG, from the coding sequence ATGATTGATAAGATAAAGAAAATAGAATTTAGAGAAGATGGATTTATAGAGGTTCATTTAAAGCGAATAAAAGATTTTGATGATTACCTTTATCAGCAAATTTTAAATGACGTCAACTGTCTACCTTGTATTCGTGATCCAAAGTATCGCTCTCGGTTATATTTTGATTCAAAAGGTTATGTTTCTTTAAAATCTTATTTAGGGGAACATGAGTTCACGCAGGAAGAGTTGCTTGATTTTCTCATTATTCTATTTGAACGATTTGTTAAAAACCGAATTACAAAACCAGCTATTACTTCTTTAGAATATGTTTATCTTTCTTCTGATACAAATGATTTCTGTTTTCTTGTTTTTCCTGTTGCTCATGAATATTGGAATCAAGAAAAAGAAATATATACATTATTTCTGCAAGAGTTGCTGAAAGAATTGCACGCAAAAGATTCTTATGAAGTATTTGGTTGTTTATTATGCTTTATGAAAGAAAAAGAAAGTTCTTTTCCAGTTTTAATATCTCGTTTACAGCAGATTAAAAACAAGCATAAGAAAAAAATAAAGTGGTATCAGAAATTTAAACATAGAGAAGAAACAAAGTTTCAAATTCGAGATATACCAAGAGCGCTTAGGTATCCAACGAATTTACAAGAAAGTCTTGTAGCAGAAAAAGAACAAACTTATATTGCATCATCTAACAGAAAGGAAAAAAACAATGAAACGATTGTCTTATTTCAGCCTCTTGATACAGAGGAATGTTATTTTGAAGATCAAGATAGTGGTGAAAAATATATTATTAAAGGTACAAATCTATCAATAGGCAGAAATCCAGATAATGAGATGTCGATAGATGATAAAAGTGTTTCTTCTTATCATGCGGTATACGATTCTAAAAAGAAAAGCATAAAAGATCTTCATTCTTTAAATGGAACTTACTGTAATGGAGAAAGAATTATTGAAAAGCAACTACAGGATAATGATGTTTTAACATTTGGAAACAGCACTTATGTTTTTCATGATAAGAGAAAGGGGTAG
- a CDS encoding protein kinase domain-containing protein — protein MKEMLLHGRYEQREVIGRGGSSSVYRVWDHLLNKEWAMKVVEKNAHQVIRNAFKKEIYVLTKLAYKGIPSIIDTFEDDTKMYAVMEIVKGQSMDIYVKEKKIVHIHRCMHNVLEILQYLHKQSILYLDLKPQNLMVDEQGNVWLIDFGSCCFYFERQNVMTGTPRICS, from the coding sequence ATGAAAGAAATGCTTCTACATGGTCGTTATGAACAAAGAGAAGTAATAGGTAGAGGAGGGAGTTCAAGTGTTTATCGTGTTTGGGATCATTTATTAAATAAAGAGTGGGCAATGAAGGTTGTGGAAAAGAATGCACATCAGGTAATAAGAAATGCATTTAAAAAAGAGATATATGTATTAACAAAGCTTGCGTATAAAGGCATTCCATCGATTATAGATACATTTGAGGATGATACCAAGATGTATGCGGTTATGGAAATTGTTAAAGGGCAGTCAATGGATATCTATGTTAAAGAAAAAAAGATAGTACACATTCATCGATGTATGCATAACGTATTAGAAATCTTACAATATTTACATAAGCAATCAATTTTATATCTAGATTTAAAGCCACAGAATCTTATGGTTGATGAGCAAGGTAACGTTTGGCTGATTGATTTTGGAAGCTGCTGTTTCTATTTTGAACGACAAAATGTAATGACAGGAACTCCCAGGATTTGCTCCTAA
- a CDS encoding Ig-like domain repeat protein codes for MRKKIFLIGIVVLLLLSSFSTYIFADDVEEKTIEFLINEEEIKEGYNNFVEMNIDIPSGLFEKDIELYKLQKKQKKKVETEWERVEDTYTATIPFSEDGRYRVEVVLPGKEKTYLSSEFVIDQQKPTLIFKAGNKEFESLPDFVNKKEKIEISFQDKNLKKETTSISINKDGEVIYSEQGKRHYDYNLKEEGTYVFHVYGEDKAGNSITYSNEDFPLHVDFKKPVYRFSDGINVISKNTVFYAQQDVYVEVEDLNFQKDKSKVYVNEQELAGEWIKKENLWVMKIPCSTSGKYTLGVYLEDHAGNVVENLKALQFELDTLFPEVEVRLNDTNIDHASNYYNEEQRLNFIVKENHLNKEKSAVMVNGKKLPWKKTEGGYQGEIVLKDGTYEIAYELQDKGGHKIENKYPSFIVDSRKPEVLGSNKKIKDFENKPFHLQYKIKEPNIDIEKSKLYRLQNNGKEEIPVRWKEDVFWFADMNFVEDGTYDLVFEIWDLAGNKTVIKPKYFVLDTVPYKVSMKVNDLEVDTNHTYRTNQKVNLSFSWEEAYPDIEELWLVHDKQRLKLPLRNDGFEWEAMPSKEKESSYSFYLTLKDKAGNITHKEFQIVLDSLLADPQIGNDVFHGTPYSGSWKPKLKGEDKDFKILNYVMLRNQKVYPYEWGKEIKEDGFYELQVYVQDNAQNQKGFLQPFRFEIDTTAPKLAMMDENGNMIEQNAKIKKKNLQLSILMEEDKNDEKLTSLYINGIKQKVNNNQNFIFLPETGLVKVEAQAEDAAGNISTYTWQGYVLENTMKKKILSIFRSNEMGIIAGVIILFIVSCGFWIWKKHEK; via the coding sequence ATGAGAAAAAAGATATTTTTAATAGGAATAGTAGTTCTTCTATTGCTGAGTAGTTTTTCAACTTATATCTTTGCGGATGATGTAGAAGAAAAAACGATAGAATTTTTGATTAATGAAGAAGAGATTAAAGAAGGATATAACAATTTTGTAGAAATGAACATAGATATTCCAAGTGGTTTATTTGAGAAAGACATTGAACTTTATAAATTACAGAAAAAGCAGAAAAAGAAAGTAGAAACAGAGTGGGAACGGGTTGAAGATACTTATACAGCAACCATTCCATTTTCTGAAGATGGAAGATACAGAGTTGAAGTTGTTTTACCTGGAAAAGAAAAAACTTATTTATCCAGCGAATTTGTAATTGATCAACAAAAACCAACTCTCATCTTTAAGGCAGGTAATAAAGAATTTGAGAGTTTACCTGATTTTGTAAATAAGAAAGAGAAAATAGAAATATCTTTTCAAGATAAAAATTTAAAAAAGGAAACGACATCAATATCTATTAATAAAGATGGAGAAGTAATTTACAGTGAACAGGGAAAACGACATTATGACTATAACTTAAAAGAAGAAGGAACTTATGTTTTTCATGTTTATGGAGAGGATAAAGCAGGGAATTCAATTACCTATTCAAATGAGGACTTTCCTCTACATGTAGATTTTAAAAAGCCTGTCTATCGCTTTAGTGATGGTATAAACGTTATATCGAAAAATACAGTTTTTTATGCACAGCAGGATGTATATGTAGAAGTAGAAGATCTTAATTTTCAGAAAGACAAAAGTAAAGTATATGTAAATGAACAAGAATTAGCAGGAGAATGGATTAAAAAAGAAAATCTATGGGTAATGAAAATTCCATGTTCTACATCAGGTAAATATACATTGGGAGTATATCTTGAGGATCATGCAGGGAATGTTGTAGAGAATTTAAAGGCTTTACAATTTGAATTAGATACTTTATTTCCAGAAGTAGAAGTACGATTAAATGATACAAATATTGATCATGCGTCAAATTACTATAACGAAGAGCAGCGACTAAATTTTATTGTTAAAGAAAACCATCTAAATAAAGAAAAAAGTGCTGTTATGGTAAATGGGAAAAAACTGCCATGGAAAAAAACAGAAGGAGGTTATCAGGGGGAAATTGTTTTAAAAGATGGAACTTATGAAATAGCTTATGAGCTGCAGGATAAGGGTGGACATAAAATAGAAAATAAGTATCCATCATTTATTGTTGACAGTAGAAAACCTGAAGTTTTAGGTAGCAATAAAAAAATAAAAGATTTTGAGAATAAACCGTTTCATCTGCAGTATAAAATTAAAGAACCTAATATAGATATTGAAAAAAGCAAATTATATCGCTTGCAAAATAATGGAAAAGAAGAAATCCCTGTTAGATGGAAAGAAGATGTTTTTTGGTTTGCAGATATGAATTTTGTAGAAGATGGAACATATGATTTGGTTTTTGAAATATGGGATTTAGCAGGAAATAAAACGGTGATAAAACCGAAATATTTTGTTTTAGATACAGTTCCTTATAAGGTTTCTATGAAAGTAAATGATTTAGAAGTTGATACAAATCATACATATAGAACAAATCAAAAAGTGAATCTTTCTTTTTCATGGGAAGAGGCTTATCCAGATATAGAAGAACTTTGGTTAGTACATGATAAACAAAGGTTAAAACTACCATTAAGAAATGATGGTTTTGAATGGGAAGCAATGCCTTCTAAAGAAAAAGAAAGTTCGTATTCCTTTTATTTAACCTTGAAAGATAAAGCTGGAAATATAACGCATAAAGAGTTTCAAATTGTATTAGATTCTTTATTGGCTGATCCTCAAATTGGGAATGATGTATTTCATGGTACTCCATATTCTGGCAGCTGGAAACCAAAGTTGAAAGGGGAAGATAAAGATTTTAAAATATTAAATTACGTAATGTTGAGAAATCAAAAAGTTTATCCTTATGAATGGGGAAAAGAAATAAAAGAAGATGGATTTTATGAACTTCAGGTTTATGTACAGGATAATGCGCAAAATCAGAAAGGTTTTCTACAGCCATTTAGATTTGAAATTGATACAACAGCTCCTAAGTTGGCAATGATGGACGAGAATGGAAATATGATTGAGCAGAATGCGAAAATAAAAAAGAAAAATTTGCAGCTTTCGATTTTGATGGAAGAGGACAAAAATGATGAGAAACTTACTTCTCTTTATATAAATGGAATAAAACAAAAAGTAAATAATAATCAAAATTTTATTTTTCTACCAGAAACAGGATTGGTAAAAGTGGAAGCACAGGCAGAAGATGCCGCAGGAAATATAAGCACTTATACATGGCAGGGATATGTTTTAGAAAATACTATGAAAAAAAAGATACTATCCATTTTTAGAAGTAATGAAATGGGTATTATTGCAGGCGTTATAATCCTTTTCATTGTTTCCTGTGGATTCTGGATTTGGAAAAAACATGAAAAATGA